The Endozoicomonas sp. 4G DNA segment TCCGCACCCGCCCTTATTCCGGTTGGCCAACGGGAAGTAATCGCTTTGCGGCGGGTATAAAACTTCACACCTTCCATGCCGTGCATATGCAGTGGGCCAAACAGAGAGCGCTTCCAGCCGCCAAAACTGTGGAATGACATAGGCACAGGGATGGGCACATTAATACCGACCATGCCGATCTGGATATCATGGGCAAACTGTCGGGCACTGTCACCGTCGCGAGTAAAGATTGCAGTACCATTGCCGTATTCATGATCATTGATCAAGGTGACCGCTGTCTCATAATCCGGTACTCGCACCACTGACAGTACCGGTCCAAATATCTCCTCCCGGTAAATGGACATATCGGTGGTGACATTATCAAACAGGCAGCCGCCGAGAAAGTATCCTTCTTCATGGCCTTCAACGGCACAATGTCTGCCGTCTACCACCAGTTTGGCGCCCTGGGCAATACCGGCGTCAACATAACCTGATACCTTGCTACGATGCTCCTGGCTGATCAGTGGCCCCAGCTCAATACCAGACGCTAGACCATTACCTACTTTCAAGGCTTTTACCCGTGGGGCCAGACGCTCAATCAGTGCATCCGCCACATCACCCACAGCCACCGCAACAGAAATAGCCATACAGCGTTCGCCGGCAGAGCCGTAAGCGGCCCCTACCAGCGCATCAACGGCCTGATCAAGATCAGCATCTGGCATAATCACCATGTGGTTTTTAGCGCCACCCAGAGCCTGAACCCGCTTGCCATAGTGGCAACCCGTCTGATAGATGTACTCGGCAACGGGCGTGGAGCCAACAAAACTGACAGCCTGAATATCTCTGGAGGTGAGGATAGTATCCACCGCTTCCTTATCACCGTTGATTACATTCAGAACACCATCGGGAAGACCGGCTTCTTTCATCAGTTCAGCCAGACGAAAAGGAACGGAGGGGGCTTTTTCTGAAGGTTTGAGAATAAAGGTGTTACCGCAGGCAATAGCCAGGGGGAACATCCACATGGGCACCATGGCCGGGAAGTTAAACGGTGTGATTCCGGCCACCACTCCCAGGGGTTGGCTGATAGACCAGGCATCCACATCCGTTCCGACATTTTCAGTGTGTTCTCCTTTCAGCAGATGAGGAATACCACAGGCGAATTCTACGACTTCCAATCCTCGGGTGATATCGCCATGGGCATCTTCCAGAACCTTTCCGTGTTCTCTGGTCAGCATTTCAGCCAGTTCATCACGGTGTCGTTCAACCAGCTCCCTGAATTTGAAGAGAAGTCTTGCCCGTTTCAGCGGTGTGACATTTCGCCACTGGGCAAACGCCTGTTTGGCAGTGGCTATGGCAACCTCGACCTCCATGGCACTGGCCATGGAGACAGAAGCTTCCTGTTGGCCGGTCGCAGGGTTAAAAACGGGCAGCTGTCGTACGCTGGGGGCAGAGGGCAAACCGGCGATGAAATGGTTGATTTGAGCACTCATGTCAGGGCTCCTTACAGTTCATTACTTTTATTGTTTACAGTAGCAACCAGTACCTTCTCAAGGTTACGGGAATTCAGTCTCCACATGAAGGGCTGAGCACCATGAATTCATGAGAAACTCCCTCCCGGCGGTTACCGGATACCGATTCAAAGGGGTGTTGAGCATACTGAATGGAAAAGTAACAAGATGAGGCATGAAGACATTTTTTGGAAATGTTCTGTAAATAGAATAGATCCAGCTCTCACAATGTGAGAGTGTTTTCATTCCCATGACTCAACAGGGGGCTGTCTCATCCTCCTGGAGTCCGGGGTTGAAATGCCTGAATGCTTTAAGGTCTGTTAAGACTTTTTGCAGGGTCGGCATTTCATAACAAGAAGAACAAGAGAGGAAGAGTGCTATGTCGTTACTGATCGATAGACTCGTGAAGGATCATGAACACCTTTTGCGCCTGCTCGATTGTCTGGATTACGAAGTATCCGGGTACAGGGATGA contains these protein-coding regions:
- a CDS encoding CoA-acylating methylmalonate-semialdehyde dehydrogenase; the encoded protein is MSAQINHFIAGLPSAPSVRQLPVFNPATGQQEASVSMASAMEVEVAIATAKQAFAQWRNVTPLKRARLLFKFRELVERHRDELAEMLTREHGKVLEDAHGDITRGLEVVEFACGIPHLLKGEHTENVGTDVDAWSISQPLGVVAGITPFNFPAMVPMWMFPLAIACGNTFILKPSEKAPSVPFRLAELMKEAGLPDGVLNVINGDKEAVDTILTSRDIQAVSFVGSTPVAEYIYQTGCHYGKRVQALGGAKNHMVIMPDADLDQAVDALVGAAYGSAGERCMAISVAVAVGDVADALIERLAPRVKALKVGNGLASGIELGPLISQEHRSKVSGYVDAGIAQGAKLVVDGRHCAVEGHEEGYFLGGCLFDNVTTDMSIYREEIFGPVLSVVRVPDYETAVTLINDHEYGNGTAIFTRDGDSARQFAHDIQIGMVGINVPIPVPMSFHSFGGWKRSLFGPLHMHGMEGVKFYTRRKAITSRWPTGIRAGAEFVIPTMK